The proteins below come from a single Miscanthus floridulus cultivar M001 chromosome 1, ASM1932011v1, whole genome shotgun sequence genomic window:
- the LOC136548930 gene encoding thaumatin-like protein 1 — MGIATRVCFVVLVLICTFLREGRAATFTFVNRCTGTVWPGIQSNAGSSRMDPTGFVLPPGTSRAVQAPSGWSGRAWARTGCVQDATGKVVCATGDCGSGSLECNGQNAATPATLAEFTLAAGGGDDFYDVSLVDGYNLPILVEPAGGATGATTCAAAGCSADLNERCPAELRTEGGAGCRSACDAFGKPEYCCSGAYANPNTCRPTAYSQLFKSACPKSYSYAYDDPTSTFTCAGGRDYTITFCPVATPSLKSSSGPGATTAAPTGPTPTLPGATPQMPRSAGGQDGQGVMLGDNSWLASLATGDASSAPSLPPALWASPLAPLLLGGLLLVVL; from the exons ATGGGAATTGCAACAAGAGTTTGCTTCGTAGTTCTTGTTCTGATCTGTACATTTCTCAGAG AAGGGAGAGCTGCGACATTCACGTTCGTCAACAGGTGCACGGGGACGGTGTGGCCGGGCATCCAGTCGAACGCGGGAAGCTCTCGGATGGACCCGACGGGCTTCGTCCTGCCGCCGGGCACGTCGCGCGCGGTCCAGGCGCCGTCGGGGTGGTCCGGCCGTGCCTGGGCGCGCACCGGCTGCGTGCAGGACGCCACCGGGAAGGTCGTATGCGCCACGGGCGACTGCGGTTCGGGCTCCCTGGAGTGCAACGGCCAGAACGCGGCGACGCCCGCGACGCTGGCCGAGTTCACGctggccgccggcggcggcgacgacttcTACGACGTGAGCCTCGTGGACGGCTACAATCTCCCGATCCTGGTGGAGCCCGCGGGCGGCGCCACGGGCGCCACGACGTGCGCCGCGGCCGGGTGCAGTGCGGACCTCAACGAGCGGTGCCCCGCGGAGCTGCGCACCGAGGGCGGCGCCGGCTGCCGCAGCGCGTGCGATGCCTTCGGCAAGCCCGAGTACTGCTGCAGCGGCGCCTACGCCAACCCAAACACCTGCCGCCCCACCGCCTACTCGCAGCTCTTCAAGTCGGCGTGCCCCAAGTCGTACAGCTACGCCTATGACGACCCCACCAGCACCTTCACCTGCGCCGGCGGCCGCGACTACACCATCACCTTCTGCCCCGTCGCCACCCCAAG TCTGAAATCGTCGAGTGGCCCTGGAGCAACGACGGCGGCACCGACAGGCCCGACGCCGACGCTGCCGGGTGCGACGCCGCAGATGCCGCGGTCGGCAGGTGGGCAAGACGGGCAGGGCGTGATGCTGGGCGACAACTCCTGGCTCGCCAGCCTCGCCACGGGCGACGCGTCGTCCGCGCCGTCGTTGCCGCCGGCGCTCTGGGCCTCGCCCCTCGCGCCGCTCCTGCTCGGCGGCCTGCTGCTGGTGGTGCTATAG
- the LOC136467359 gene encoding uncharacterized protein — MAALFPVFTGRRPKKKESWLWDCAKKEKHNMGVIEAELQKLVKSSLNGGLGKYKSRPHLPKGPEGQAWQAAQKEATNARKKKRTEEVRRKEEKKKEVVWRMRAGERRSDVESELASDDPPMDLDDMVFSDEEESREEIRKVSSCKSYFLWTEHARMAELERQAEFACRESQVQTAEAAATRVEGQRVAERATAVEQGLEAAKAHHEEIEAGLWTSLTNTEAALQAALAALEPERATLERAQKALEAEQRAWLEANQEPVFEFVALPPELGEKVKALERDLETSKASFSQNAEELAKSHEERRALEGDLDQIRNVARLVVSEIFGSVPSTSAPVV; from the exons ATGGCGGCGCTATTCCCGGTGTTCACCGGCAGGAGGCCGAAGAAAAAAGAAAGTTGGTTGTGGGACTGCGCCAAAAAGGAGAAGCACAATATGGGAGTCATCGAGGCAGAGCTCCAGAAGCTCGTGAAGAGCAGTCTCAATGGG GGGCTTGGAAAGTACAAGTCCcgaccgcaccttcccaagggaccggaggGCCAGGCCTGGCAAGCCGCTCAGAAGGAAGCGACAAATGCCCGGAAGAAGAAAAGAACTGAGGAGGTTCGacggaaggaagagaagaagaaggaggtcgtcTGGCGCATGAGGgccggggaacgtaggagcgatgTCGAGTCAGAACTCGCGTCGGATGACCCTCCTATGGATTTGGacgacatggtcttctccgacgaggaggagagtcgggag gaaataaggaaggtgtcgtcctgCAAGTCATACTTCCTCTGGACGGAACATGCCCGGATGGCCGAGCTAGAGCGCCAGGCGGAGTTCGCTTGCCGTGAGTCCCAAGTCCAGACGGCTGAGGCGGCCGCGACGCGGGTGGAGGGGCAGCGTGTGGCGGAGCGAGCGACTGCTGTCGAGCAAGGGCTTGAGGCAGCGAAGGCCCACCATGAGGAGATCGAGGCGGGGCTGTGGACGTCCCTGACCAATACTGAGGCGGCGCttcaagcggccttggcggcccttgagccagagcgggCCACCCTAGAGAGGGcacagaaggccctggaggcggagcagagggcctggttagaggcgaatcaggaa CCTGTTTTTGAGTTTGTCGCCCTTCCTCcagagctgggtgaaaaggtgaaggcgctggagcgagACCTAGAGACATCCAAGGCGAGCTTCAGCCAAAACGccgaggagctagccaagtcccatgaagagcgacgtgctctcgaaggggatctcgaccagatccgcaacgttgcccGGCTCGTCGTCTCAGAAATCTTCGGGTCAGtgccaagtaccagcgcgcccgTGGTCTAG